DNA sequence from the Oncorhynchus nerka isolate Pitt River linkage group LG9b, Oner_Uvic_2.0, whole genome shotgun sequence genome:
CAAAGTCCCCAAACAAGCACAACCGTCTGTACATGCGGGCTAAACCCTTCCCTGACGGCCTGGCCGAGGACATCGAGAAGGGGGACGTCAGCCCCCGACAGGAGCTGAAAATCCGCGCCCGTTTCCTGGCTGACAAGTACGAGTGGGACGTGTCAGAGGCCCGTAAGATCTGGTGCTTCGGCCCCGACGGTACTGGACCCAACCTGCTGATGGACGTGACCAAGGGAGTCCAGTACCTGAACGAGATCAAGGACAGCGTTGTGGCTGGCTTCCAGTGGGCTGTCAAGGAGGTGGGTTTGCGTTGAGCTTGATGACCAACTGCTGCATCATAAATCATTTTCCTTGCAAAGGCTCATTAAAGCATTGTAGTTTGAATCTACATTTGTCTTCAGTTTGTATGTGTAATTATGTTAGAATCTCCAGTGTAGGCCATGCTGCAGGTACCAAGTTTACTTAGTCATTTTTGTCCCGAGTTGTGACATGCAGTTCCTTCCACCCTCCTACAGGGTGTGTTGTGCGAGGAGAACATGCGTGCAGTCCGCTTCGACATCCACGACGTGACCCTGCACACAGACGCAATTCACCGCGGTGGTGGACAGATCATCCCCACGGCCCGCAGAGTGCTGTATGCCTGCCAGCTCACCGCCCAGCCACGACTCATGGAGCCGGTCTACCTAGTGGAGATCCAGGTGTGTAACTACTTTGCCACTAACCTGACTGCTTTCTTACATTGATTTGTATGCTAGTCTAAAGGGGTCTATTTGTGATCAACTGACTTTTCTGATTAATGCGTTTCCGGCCTCTGCAGTGCCCAGAGCAGGTAGTGGGTGGGATCTACGGCGTGCTGAACAGGAAGCGAGGCCATGTGTTCGAGGAGTCCCAGGTGATGGGCACACCCATGTTCATCGTCAAGGCCTACCTGCCTGTCAACGAGTCATTTGGTGAGTGTTCACTCAATCTGGCGCTTACCAGGGACGCGTTAAGAGAATTGGCGTTTCCATGTACATTTCAAATGGACTGAAATTAAATCGTGCTGACCCAACCCTGTGCAGAAGTTCTTATCTGATAGGTAATGGTAGATGGACCTCAAACGTTAACTGTCCTGTTCCCTGTCCTCCGCCCCCCAGGGTTCACCGCTGACCTGCGCTCCAACACGGGCGGCCAGGCCTTCCCCCAGTGTGTGTTTGACCACTGGCAGATCCTCCAGGGAGATCCCCAGGACCCCACAACCAAGACTGCCATTGTGGTGGCCGAGACCAGGAAACGCAAGGGGCTGAAAGAGGGCATCCCGGCCTTGGACAACTATCTGGACAAATTGTAAATGTTGTCCTGGTTCCCCCTAgccactacaacccccaccccacTTGTGTAGATTGATAATGATTGGGTAGGCATACGCAATATGTGGAAGATTTCACCTAGCCTATCGGAGGGTAACGTGACTCTATTGGCATATTGCTTATGGTATACCTATCCGACCCTTTCAGATGTACACAGTGACCAGGGGAAGGGACTAGGGCTTGGTTTGGAAGTTAGTGGTTCTCTGACCTTTACCCCCCCCTTCTATTCCTCCATTGTACGAGTGAGGGATGGGACTGTACAGTGCACTGTGCGCAGTAGCGCTTGCCTAAATGGAAACTTGGTGACATGAATCCAAGGATGGAAAATGTCAATCATAATAAAGACGAATAGAAATTGTACATGGTGTGGATGTGTTTATTGGCTTTTGAATGGTTTGAAATTAAGAAACTGGTAACTAGTGATTATGGGTTGATGAGGACAGCCAGAGGATTGTTAGTATATAAATGGTACAATTTTGGTTCAACTGAAGGTCATTTCTTTATACAATCCTTACCTTGACACATGTTCATTAATGTGCCGGTAACTATTTCTGTAAAGTTCCCTGTATACCTCCAAGACCAGCGGTGTTCTACAACTTGGTAGTTTTGGACATTATCAGTTCAGTCTGCCTCAAAGTTCAGCTTCAGTGTGATTGCCTTTAAATGAGTTTCTTCTTCGCGGGTCTGCATGTCCTACTCAGACGAAGCTGTAATTAATCTGGTCATAATTATTTGCACTCTTGCGCAAGGTGTGCATGGCACTGCTTTTACTGTAAGTATCTAATACCTATGGTGGATCTTTGGcgacgtcatctacaaaattgcttccaacactactcagcaaactggatgcagtttatcacagtgccatccgttttgtcactaaagctataccacccaccactgcgacttgtatgctctagtcggctggccctcgctatacccactggctccaggtcatctacaagtccatgctaggtaaagctccgccttatctcagttcactggtcacgatggcaacacccatccgtagcacgcgctccagcaggtgtatctcactgatcatccctaaagccaacacatttggccgcctttcactggaacgaattgcaaaaatcgctgaagttggagacttatctccctcaacaacttcaaacatctatctgagcagctaaccgatcgctgcagctgtaaatagcccacccaatccccatactgtttttatttatttacttttctgctcttttgcacaccaatatctctacctgtacatgaccatctgaatttatcactccagtgttaatctgcaaaattgtaattattcgcctacctcctcatgccttttgcacacaatgtatatagactccccctttttttcctactgtgttattgacttaattgtttactccatgtaactctgttcacactgctattctttatcttggccaggtcgcagttgcaaatgagaacatgttctcaactagcctacctggttaaataaaaatggtgGATTTTTGATGGCTGTTTTCAAAGGACCAGAACATTTAAGCCCATTCGATAATTGTTAATTGCCCACAACATCTTGCAATGGTGAATATCAGTCTCGACTTAGACTGCCCTGTTCAAGAGCAGACATTTTAATTTTAgctacaggcagacagaccatAAAGGGGTGGCTTTGTAAATACATGTCAAGCTTTCCTCCTTTTCCCAAGTTAGTCAATACTTCTGACCAGTAGAGGCCCagttctctctcagcagacaacgGTTGTCAAAGTAAAACGAGCTGCCATCCCTCAACATCAAACAGACCCCTCCATGGTCAGTGGGAGTTGAGAGAGATAAAGACCATGCTCCAATTGTTGATGCCTCCTTCACCACTGGCAGAATTGTGTGTGTGGCTTCCACAATCCAAACAGGGCCTGAGTCTCTCAGCTGTCCAGTGACCCTGAGGTCGTGAGGACTAGGTGTAGAAGATGACTTCGGGGATCTGTCCGTCTTCTACTGAGGTGCCGTTGTTGTTGCCCGCAGCGTAGCAGAAGGTGAAGCATGTCTTGGTGCCAGTGGAGGACGACTCGTGAGTCACCTTACGCATTCCCTTGGTCCCATAGTGAGAGTCAGGACCCTGAGAGATTGAAGGTGGAAAGAGGGAATCACTGGTTACACAGCCAGAACAGGACCACACCTATCCAGGGAGGAAATAACACCAATCAAAACATGTACAGAAAGCCTGTACCTTGAGTGTGGCGCAGGCTGTGTAGTTGACGTTGGGCAGGATCTCCACCGGCTCCTTGAACATGACTCTGAAGGTGTTGGATGAGCCATCACAGCTGAAGCCTGTGTCGTTCTGACCCAGCACTGTGTTACTATCTGTGTGAATGAtctgggatgagagagggaaacGTTACAAGAACAATCTCCCTTGTCCCATATTCCCATTATAGTGCACTATTATGGACCAGCGCCCCattggccctgatcaaaagtagtgcactataatgggattagggtgccacttgggacgtAATGGTCACACATTCTACACCAACACACTGCTAATATATATCTATCCACAGGAACGTATATATTGTCATCAATGATTTAAGAGAGACAAATACCAGAGAGGGAAGGGAGTCTTTGTTCCAATGTATTCTGTCTATATAAATCAAatatgattgattgactgatttggTTAGTTAAGGTGGGCAGTGCCTGGATGTTGACTTGGTAGTCTGTGGGGCCGTGTATGGAGCCATAGAGGCCAAAGCCCACCACGAAGATCCTCCTGTTCACTGAAAacctgagagaagaggaggaatattaaaaacaggagaggagaagaagaggggataAGAGGGATAGATTATGTCCTCAGGAAATATTTTTGAGAAtacctatcacacacacacaaagttgaTTTGATCTGTGCGTGTTCTCACCGTATACGGTCACTGGTCCCACTGTAGCCCCAACGGCTCTCCACCTGTCCGAAGCGTGTGATGCTGCACTCCTTCCCCCGTAGGCAGCAGCGAGGCCGGTCGATGAACTCTACGCGGGGCTTTGGGTTCACCGTGAAGTGAAGGAACAGACTCaccacctcactgtctgtcaggATACTGGACTGGGCCGGTCCTGGGTGGAGACACAGCAGGGATAGGAAGACATGTCAGAGTGAGGGAGACTGAGATcgtgagagagacatacagtgtgCAAAAATGACTgactgtcactgtgtgtgtgtgtgtgtgtgtgtgtgctacctgCGGCAAACTCCTCGATAGTCATGAGTGGGAAGCGGATGAGGGCGAGGGCCTTGGCCAGGACCCTGCGTTTGTTCTCTGGGGTGGGCTGTAGCTGCTGCCGGTGGGCCTCTGCCTCTGCCCAGCGTACCGCCGCAACAAATAAACGCACCTCCCTCACCCCCAGAGTGTCCCGCTCCAGCACGGCCACTAAAGTATCTGAGAGAGggtagaaagatggagggagtagacaagagggaaagagagaagacagagagggaaggaacaGAAGACATAGAAGGGGAAAGAGtgaaaaagagaggagggagcagtcGTCATGAGACACAAACATTGCCATGCGCATTTCAAGAATGCATTACCATATGTAGAGTGAACTACAAAACCCAAAGTGAACTACAATACCCAGATCTATGTCAGTGAAACCCTCAGCTGCTAGCGCATCTCCGGTATTCTTGTCGATGTTCTCTAGACACAAGCTGGCAAGCTGGGGCTCATCGAAAAGTCGAGCCTGAAAGACACACATCGATCAGATTCACAGTAAACAGTAGTTTACTTAACATGAACTGACCAAGAACCTTTGCAACTCCTGTTTTGGGACTGACCTATTGATTTGAGATGTTCAGACAAACTGTACCAGAGTTATTTTGATACTGGGTCAGGCCACCCAATCAGTCACTGGTTGACTTGTTTAGAGAATGCAtcccagacacagtacaatagtAGCTGACCTGAGTGAGCAGCATGAAGGCATTGTCTGCCCGCAGGTTCTTCTTGAGGAATTCCACACAGTGGGCCTCCAAGGCTGGCACTGCATACTTCTTAGCCGTGTACAGAGTGGTCATCACTGTCTCAGGCCCTATTTGGATCTCATCAGAGTACAGGAACCTGGAGGGGACAAGATTAGATTACTGATAGCAGGGGACCTTTAATGTTGTATTTACTAGGGATCCTGGGGTACATACACATTACGACACATCACACATAAAACAAAGCATTAAATCATATAACACcattacatatctacaatacagaatgtataataccaccatacaacaatattacaatgtacgtgtgtgtagagtgcgtgtgctagcctgtgtgtgcgtatgcgtgtcttgcttcagttcggctggcgGAAGTCGGCTAGGAGAAAGAGtgtgcatactcccttaaaaagaCCTTCGTTTAAGAAACGAGAGAAAGgcagcaatagtactgtttgtccattttgagacaccatagatagtatacacttcctcaaaacagTCTGAATTAATCTAACACAATAAATCTGTAATTAATTAGACGTTTTTGCCGAGGAGATCTTAGACTCATAATTGTACATCTAGTTAgaatgtttggtgcagtatttctcaatggGGGGAAAAAAGTTAATTATAAGGACTTGTCTCTTGTTGAACAACAAAGACTTTATTAAAGAATTCTGACAGTTAACCAATCACAGACGACGCGTATACTTCGGCTCCCGAACTTCAGCTGGTCTtgagaaaaaaaatgtatgcCCGAACAAAAATGTCACCATGCATGCGGACATGTGGCCTTTAGAGGACATACGCTTTGaacacaccaacagcatcattgCCTTTTGGTACACCACAATTACATTAATTTCCAATGAAAATGGCACGTTTGCATTGCGTAtagcagaggcagttgcagtgcgtttGGTGTAGATTCATCGAACATATGTGTCAAACTGTATACGTAGACggtttgacagaaatggtagcagaaggtgaatgttgaacttttgttgcatacatttccagatgatgctgcgtacaATTTTGCGCAACGCCGCTGTCGGTGTTTGTGAAGCATTAAAGGCCCTGCATGGTCAATCCACCATCTGAAGTGGCCATGCAACATTTACTGTGATTCAGCCTCCACAGACGTCAGGGCTTTCATACTTCTTGCGCTCAGCAGAGCAGAGCtattgtgaaggaagttgtcaaggaagcgAGTGTGTTAATACAGGATGTACCGCCCCTACctaccatcaaccaatcatgtcaatatGGGGCTATACAACTTTGAGGCGCACAGCAATGTGGTAGAAAGTTTGAGTTGGCGTCTGCATGCCTCCAGCGGCTTAGCAATTGCATCACACTCTCAGACCACATTGTCAGATGAAGCATAAATTGGCTTTAACAGTCTTTGGTGGAACCGATAACCTGGGTTCTGGCCATAAACTGTCCAATACCTTGGATGGGACCATTTGCGCTATTATGATTGTAACGTCTCTAAACCAGGAAGTACTTCTTACTTCAGTAATGCCAGAAAGGCTGCAGGTTCGACATCTGGCAAATCGATTTCCGTTGAGGTGGTCGCCATACCCCCGTTGAACATGGCATCGAAGACTGCGCTGCCCACAGCGAGAACGAATCTAACCCAAACCAAAGCCATCATCAAATCAAAACAATGTTTTTCACCACTAACATGATGCATTAAACTCGCTTGGATAAATAAACATATAAATTAGACGCATTTCTTTACTTTCTTCTACTAACCATCATTTGTAGACAAACTATAGTAATAAGGAAATGCACGTTCGTGTTTACCTGTGTGCGGGTATTCGTTGCACTCCCATACCTTTCCCCACCAGAAAATGAACGTCACTCAGAACCTCGTTATTGAACAGGAAAGCAAACCGTTCCTTTACGGTGCTTTTCGTCGCCTGCCAGTTGTACACGGGCTCCCGGTAAACCAAAACATCAGCGGCCGGTGGTGCTGACGTGAGTGAGGAATGGGTTCCTGGTACACTCGCAGCCGTTGCTCCGGAGGCCCCCCTTGCCGCAGCGCTTTGAGCTGACGCTTGCTGAATCGAGTTCTGCACAGTCGGTTGAGTTCCAGCTGCAACACCGGCGCTTTCGCCTCCGCCAGGCCCCGACTGCGGGTTGGGGCGCCTTGCAGGCCCCTGAACCCCTCCGGTCGCACCAGTGGGCCCACCGTTAGACGTAGGCATTGAATAACCACTGTTGCTGGGCTGGCCATTTCCCAAAGGCCCTGGATAGGAGAAATGTAAGGAGGGAGGCCTACCACTGTAGTCCCCAGCAGCCATCTTGAATCTGACAGATTATGGGAGGGGCGTGACGTATACATAAACGGAACACGGTCGGGTACGTGAACCAGAGGATGTTTTGTAAAATATGTTTGCATATTTTTTATTATATTTGTTGTTtaataacaaataaaaacatttaaaaaatatataacaaaAATACCGAAAAATTAAAAATAACCATAGGCTCCAGACAGGATGCTTCTAGACCCAGATCCAGGATCAGAGTATCCTCTCCCCACCTGACCACAACCAAGGTGGAGGGAAATGTAACACGGACCCTCGTAATAAAAACTGAGTGGTTTGAGCccaaatgctgattggctgaaagccgtggtatatcagaccgtataccatagGTATGACAAAAACTATATTTGTACTGTTTTAATTACgtttgtaaccagtttataatagcaataaggcacctctggggtttgtagCATTATGACccatataccacggctaatggctgtatccaggcactccgcattgcatcgttgataagaacagcccttagccgtgctatattggcaatataccactgCCCCTCGGGCCTTATAAATATCCGGTATTATCCACTCTACCTTGAACTAGAGAGAGCTATCTCTGAGTGAACTGTACAGTGCAAAACGTGAGAAAAAAAATCACCAGTGCCGCCGGATGGCGCTATTATTTCTTACTTCATTTGACAAACGATGTAAGGAATAATAGTGTCATCTGGCGGAAGTAGGGTTACAATGAGAAAGTGAGAGATAATCCTCAACTGGTTTAATGATTTGATGTCAGTTGTGCCAAAACAACACATCAGGTAATAATCCTCACACTATAGTATAATATGATGGCCTACACAAAGTACATTTAAATTGATTGAAAATGAAACGTTTTCAATTAAATTGATTGAATTAAATAAAGCAGTTGTTTCCATGTCTATGAAGTATTTAATGCATAGATTCAGTTGAGACAGGGGCAGAAGCAAACATTATTCTTCCTTTTTTACAAGGATTGACATTTTCTTGGTTTTTCTCTTCAACAACAAATGACTGTTAATGAATGTTAAAATTATACAAATTACATAATTGATTGGCTGACAGGTTGTTTGTCTGTGAAATTTACAACTTGTCCTGATCCATTGTTTTATTAAGGAAGCAGAGAGAAAAAGGAAATAGTGGCATATCATTTGACTCTTGGAACGCACAGTGTATTAATACTTAGCTATGAAGATTAGGACTCAGAATCACATGCAGAGTTCAGTCAGTGATACACATGAGAAACAAAGAGATGTTATAATATGTTTATCAATGTTGAGGTAATAAAGACATTATGTTAGAATAAGTGATTAATCTGCTGTGCCAACACATCTCTGGGCCCAGTTTTTCAAAATATATCTTTCTGGATTTCGCCTATCTGATTGTATTAATTTAATAGAAATAGAATTAATAGAACATGAGTGCCCATTCTActaattatatttatatgtatttaatcctaactgtatttaatccTAACTTTTGAAAAACAGACTGTACCACCTTATCCTGAATGACTTCCTAATGACTGACCATACAGAGCAGAGCTGTTGCTCCAGACTGCCTCTGACACACATGACCAGAGATACCGTAGAGCTATATGCAGACATGGCTTCATCAATGCAGATTTAGCCGGGGATATATACCTAAACCTCTCTGCCATCTTGTCTTTACAATGTGCTCCTTTATCATCTCTTTATCATAAGCACAGTTCAAAATGAAGTGGAATCTTTAAACAATCTTTTCATTTTCACCTGGGGAACAGCAGGTGGCCAGTGATGGTGCTGTGGTGGTTTACATCGTCAAATACCCATGAGTTTACACACAGTCGTATGAAGATCACATCTCCCACCTCCAGCAACAGAGATATGAGGGGAACATTTATGAATAGTTTTATAACATGTTGAAAGTTGAGTAACACTTTGCATTACGTTTTGATATACCTGTGTAAGAGACTGAGTTTCTCATCTGCAGATCAAAAACAGATTGTTTGCATAAAGTGATCAATGGCTTGAAGATCTAATAGTTTGCATTTACTTGTCTTTTGACAAGTTTTCTTGACCTGTGTTTGAATTATAGGTTTGTGAAGTTTCAGCATCGTCATGTGTTTCCTTCTCCTGATGCAAGCAGTGAAGCTGAGAATTCCACCTTCCTGACTGTGAGACACAAATTAAACATTGATGTTAGCTCtcttttttcattttttaaatgctGAAAGCCTGGGCAGTACATATAGGGGATATTCCATTGGGCATGTGTAGTCACTCATAAAGCACTCGTAATTATCAGCATAGTAGGAATGGTCTGCCTACtatgcagattttttttttaacataatcAACACAAGATAGCCATTCTAATTAGCAACATTTTAACATCtgcaaattggtctacatggacaagttctggcctggtttagagcttatctgtcggaaagatatcagtttgtctctgtgaatggtttgtcctctgacaaatcaactgtaaatttcggtgttcctcaaggttccgttttatgACCACTATTgtcttcactatatattttacctcttggggatgtcattcgaaaacataatgttaactttcactgctatgcggatgacacacagctgtacatttcaatgaaacatggtgaagccccaaaattgccctcgctagaagcctgtgtttcagacataaggtagtggatggctgcaaactttctacttttaaactcaaacaaaacagagatgcttgttctaggtcccaagacaCAAAGATcggttgaatctgacaattaatcttgatggttgtacagtcgtctcaaataaaactgtgaaggacctctgtgttactctggaccctgatcgcTCTTTTGACAAAgatatatcaagactgtttcaaggacagcttttttccatctatgtaacattgcaaaaatccatgcttttgttacttctaggttagactactacaatgctctactttctggctaccctgataaagcactaaatgaacttcagttagtgctaaatacaacCAAAAAaatggatcatattactccagtgctagcctcccttcCTGCTAGGTttctgttaaggcaagggctgatttcaaggttttactgctaacctacaaagcattatatgggcttgttcctacctatctttccgatctggtcctgccgtacatacgtacgctatggtcacaagacgcagatcTCCTAATTGTCAATTggtctccttattgtccctagaatttctaagcaaacagctggaggcagggctttctcctatagagctccatttttatggaatggtctgcctacccatgtgagacacGCAGATTCGGTCTCAACCttgaagtctttactgaagactcatctcttcagtgggtcatatgattgagtgtagtctggcccaggagggtgaaggtgaacggaaaggctctggagcaacgaaacgcccttgctgtctctgcctggccggttcccctctctccactgggattctctgcctctaaccctattacaggggctgagtcactggcttactggtgctctttcatgccgtccctaagaggggtgtgtcgtgtctttggctatgccggattaagtgatatgacatgctattctataaaataatttctccgtaattaatattacctgattgagctaatcatgtagatgtaattaactagagtcgggcaccactaaataatatttatagagctgttatcttccgaataaactcttaaagatctagtaatattttacatcaatagcagtcaatattaatcgtcatcttaattcagtttcatctgaaagttgtaaattcttggttatctgcacgaactctggctaacaagttgaatcagcaatacaaaagtgggtttatttatttactaaatacctaactaatcacacaatTACAcatacataattaaatcataacttgattacaaattacatcataaaggaaaacgtccctagcgggcggaacagatatgacagcttgttacacaaaagaaaaggggctgggtttgagtgaaggagcgggaagactgaggaacaaagggtgaagctgtgctatcgtaaatacagtatcttatgcattctaaattaccgcccatttggaaaaggaaaatgcaataaatatttactttgagctgcgcttcggtaggttggtggtagatggaaggccgt
Encoded proteins:
- the LOC115114724 gene encoding BTB/POZ domain-containing protein 2 isoform X1 → MAAGDYSGRPPSLHFSYPGPLGNGQPSNSGYSMPTSNGGPTGATGGVQGPARRPNPQSGPGGGESAGVAAGTQPTVQNSIQQASAQSAAARGASGATAASVPGTHSSLTSAPPAADVLVYREPVYNWQATKSTVKERFAFLFNNEVLSDVHFLVGKGMGVQRIPAHRFVLAVGSAVFDAMFNGGMATTSTEIDLPDVEPAAFLALLKFLYSDEIQIGPETVMTTLYTAKKYAVPALEAHCVEFLKKNLRADNAFMLLTQARLFDEPQLASLCLENIDKNTGDALAAEGFTDIDLDTLVAVLERDTLGVREVRLFVAAVRWAEAEAHRQQLQPTPENKRRVLAKALALIRFPLMTIEEFAAGPAQSSILTDSEVVSLFLHFTVNPKPRVEFIDRPRCCLRGKECSITRFGQVESRWGYSGTSDRIRFSVNRRIFVVGFGLYGSIHGPTDYQVNIQIIHTDSNTVLGQNDTGFSCDGSSNTFRVMFKEPVEILPNVNYTACATLKGPDSHYGTKGMRKVTHESSSTGTKTCFTFCYAAGNNNGTSVEDGQIPEVIFYT
- the LOC115114724 gene encoding BTB/POZ domain-containing protein 2 isoform X2: MAAGDYSGRPPSLHFSYPGPLGNGQPSNSGYSMPTSNGGPTGATGGVQGPARRPNPQSGPGGGESAGVAAGTQPTVQNSIQQASAQSAAARGASGATAASVPGTHSSLTSAPPAADVLVYREPVYNWQATKSTVKERFAFLFNNEVLSDVHFLVGKGMGVQRIPAHRFLYSDEIQIGPETVMTTLYTAKKYAVPALEAHCVEFLKKNLRADNAFMLLTQARLFDEPQLASLCLENIDKNTGDALAAEGFTDIDLDTLVAVLERDTLGVREVRLFVAAVRWAEAEAHRQQLQPTPENKRRVLAKALALIRFPLMTIEEFAAGPAQSSILTDSEVVSLFLHFTVNPKPRVEFIDRPRCCLRGKECSITRFGQVESRWGYSGTSDRIRFSVNRRIFVVGFGLYGSIHGPTDYQVNIQIIHTDSNTVLGQNDTGFSCDGSSNTFRVMFKEPVEILPNVNYTACATLKGPDSHYGTKGMRKVTHESSSTGTKTCFTFCYAAGNNNGTSVEDGQIPEVIFYT
- the LOC115114724 gene encoding BTB/POZ domain-containing protein 2 isoform X3 — protein: MAAGDYSGRPPSLHFSYPGPLGNGQPSNSGYSMPTSNGGPTGATGGVQGPARRPNPQSGPGGGESAGVAAGTQPTVQNSIQQASAQSAAARGASGATAASVPGTHSSLTSAPPAADVLVYREPVYNWQATKSTVKERFAFLFNNEVLSDVHFLVGKGMGVQRIPAHRFVLAVGSAVFDAMFNGGMATTSTEIDLPDVEPAAFLALLKFLYSDEIQIGPETVMTTLYTAKKYAVPALEAHCVEFLKKNLRADNAFMLLTQARLFDEPQLASLCLENIDKNTGDALAAEGFTDIDLDTLVAVLERDTLGVREVRLFVAAVRWAEAEAHRQQLQPTPENKRRVLAKALALIRFPLMTIEEFAAGPAQSSILTDSEVVSLFLHFTVNPKPRVEFIDRPRCCLRGKECSITRFGQVESRWGYSGTSDRIRFSVNRRIFVVGFGLYGSIHGPTDYQVNIQALPTLTNQISQSIIFDLYRQNTLEQRLPSLSDHSHR